In Planktothrix sp. FACHB-1365, one DNA window encodes the following:
- a CDS encoding ABC transporter ATP-binding protein: MIEVEKLCKTYGSTVALRDVSFAVEPGAILGFLGPNGAGKTTTLRILSAYLPATSGTARIAGFDVHEQSMDVRQRIGYLPENPPLYPDMTVEGYLHFVAQIKRVVAGDRKTNVETAMAKCGLLERRKSLIRKLSKGYRQRVGIAQAIVHDPPVIVLDEPTVGLDPRQIIEVRNLIKSLAGSHTIVLSTHILPEVSMTCSQVAIINRGQIVATGTPETLMEQLTGGSGYEVEVEGEITAEKLVTLNQISGVKVVEQLKISEGSNREQLRLSCELDQEPAPEILAALCALDLKVYELRRTRATLEDVFLELTTQNPPEKTEFITDTNSDMITDTETEEDLASEPENQESERREDTDSQPENLTSDSDK; the protein is encoded by the coding sequence ATGATTGAAGTCGAGAAGTTGTGTAAAACCTATGGTTCTACTGTGGCGCTGCGGGATGTTTCCTTTGCGGTGGAGCCTGGGGCAATTTTGGGATTTTTAGGGCCTAATGGGGCGGGTAAAACAACCACCCTGCGAATTTTATCAGCCTATCTTCCCGCAACGAGTGGAACGGCGAGAATTGCTGGGTTTGATGTCCACGAACAATCAATGGATGTGCGACAACGGATTGGGTATTTACCGGAAAATCCGCCCTTATATCCTGATATGACGGTTGAAGGATATTTGCATTTTGTTGCACAGATTAAACGAGTTGTCGCTGGTGATCGCAAAACCAATGTAGAAACGGCGATGGCAAAATGTGGATTATTAGAACGACGAAAATCTTTAATTCGGAAATTATCAAAAGGCTATCGACAACGGGTTGGAATTGCTCAAGCTATTGTTCATGATCCGCCTGTGATTGTATTAGATGAACCCACGGTAGGACTAGATCCTCGGCAAATTATTGAAGTTCGGAATTTAATTAAAAGTTTAGCGGGAAGTCATACGATTGTTTTATCAACTCATATTTTACCGGAAGTGAGTATGACTTGTAGCCAAGTTGCCATTATTAATCGAGGTCAAATTGTGGCAACGGGAACACCAGAAACCCTGATGGAACAGTTAACTGGGGGGTCAGGATATGAAGTAGAAGTTGAGGGGGAAATTACTGCTGAAAAATTAGTTACCTTAAACCAGATATCCGGGGTGAAAGTTGTTGAGCAACTCAAAATTTCAGAAGGAAGCAATCGAGAGCAGTTAAGGTTGAGTTGTGAACTGGATCAAGAACCTGCGCCTGAAATTCTTGCAGCTTTATGCGCCTTAGATTTAAAAGTGTATGAACTGCGACGAACCCGCGCCACTTTAGAAGATGTATTTTTAGAGTTAACAACCCAAAATCCTCCTGAAAAAACTGAGTTTATAACTGACACAAACTCAGATATGATAACGGATACAGAAACAGAGGAAGACCTGGCTTCAGAACCGGAAAATCAGGAATCTGAAAGACGAGAAGATACTGACTCTCAACCCGAAAATTTAACATCTGACTCGGATAAGTAA